One segment of Leeia aquatica DNA contains the following:
- a CDS encoding DUF3696 domain-containing protein: MLTSLHIKNFKAWQDTGPIRLAPLTVIFGANSAGKSSLGHLLLALKQTALSADRKRPLHLGDDNALIDLGTFEECLHNHDLLNTLEFELGWKIPGKELEARDPLTHDKFTGDELKISVTLSADYKKQPRVDKLTYQLLANSSVQLAVKYGRDDKERLAIKSSEYKFVRNTGRGWPLDDPDKFYRISDQSRARFQNAEFLSDFALSTEAALNSIYYLGPLREHPKRIYSWSGETPESVGQKGEFAVAAILAASAQNRRLNRRAKKPLSRFDAFIAQWLKDLGIIESFEVKPVAEGRKEYEVVVKTHATASEVKITDVGFGVSQVLPALVQAFYCPPNTTIWMEQPEIHLHPQVQAELADVFISATQVSENAKARNVQLIVESHSEHFLNRLQRRIAEGAIAPENVAVYFCRRAGAAAELEPLRLNMFGEIENWPENFFGDEMADISGRALAAMQRKKELAKEAPQ; the protein is encoded by the coding sequence ATGCTAACCTCATTACATATAAAAAACTTCAAGGCATGGCAGGATACTGGCCCCATCAGGCTGGCGCCACTTACAGTGATTTTTGGTGCTAATAGTGCGGGTAAAAGTAGTCTGGGTCATTTATTGCTGGCCCTTAAGCAAACTGCGCTCTCAGCAGACCGAAAGCGACCTCTCCATTTGGGAGATGATAATGCCCTGATTGATTTGGGTACATTTGAAGAGTGCTTGCATAACCACGACCTGCTAAACACCTTGGAGTTTGAACTAGGCTGGAAAATACCAGGCAAGGAATTGGAAGCACGGGACCCTCTGACCCATGACAAATTTACAGGTGATGAATTAAAAATTTCAGTGACACTCTCTGCTGATTACAAAAAACAACCTCGAGTGGATAAGCTAACATATCAGCTTCTTGCTAATAGCTCAGTCCAGCTTGCTGTAAAATATGGCAGAGACGATAAAGAAAGGCTCGCAATAAAATCCAGTGAATACAAATTTGTACGCAACACAGGCAGAGGTTGGCCATTGGATGATCCAGACAAGTTTTACCGTATTTCTGATCAAAGTCGCGCTCGTTTCCAGAATGCAGAATTCCTGTCAGATTTTGCGTTAAGCACTGAGGCAGCGCTGAACAGCATTTACTACCTTGGGCCACTGCGAGAGCACCCAAAGCGTATCTATTCATGGTCTGGTGAAACACCGGAAAGTGTTGGACAAAAAGGTGAATTTGCTGTTGCCGCCATTCTGGCAGCCAGCGCGCAAAACCGGAGGCTTAACCGTAGGGCTAAAAAACCTCTGTCGCGGTTTGACGCTTTTATTGCGCAATGGCTCAAAGACCTAGGGATCATTGAAAGCTTTGAAGTGAAGCCTGTCGCGGAGGGGCGTAAAGAATACGAAGTTGTGGTGAAAACTCATGCTACCGCCAGCGAAGTAAAGATTACCGACGTTGGTTTCGGCGTGTCACAGGTTTTACCCGCTCTAGTCCAAGCCTTTTACTGTCCACCAAACACAACCATCTGGATGGAGCAACCCGAAATTCATTTGCACCCTCAGGTACAGGCCGAGCTTGCTGATGTTTTTATATCCGCCACGCAGGTTTCCGAAAACGCTAAGGCACGCAATGTGCAATTAATCGTTGAAAGCCATTCCGAGCATTTTCTCAATCGCCTACAACGCCGCATTGCGGAAGGTGCAATAGCACCAGAAAATGTAGCTGTCTATTTCTGCCGTCGAGCCGGTGCCGCCGCGGAGTTAGAGCCACTACGCCTGAATATGTTTGGAGAAATAGAAAACTGGCCTGAAAACTTCTTTGGTGACGAAATGGCTGATATTTCAGGTCGTGCTTTAGCAGCAATGCAGCGAAAAAAGGAACTTGCCAAAGAGGCTCCACAATGA
- a CDS encoding SRPBCC family protein, giving the protein MTTLTVETLVQAPVAEVWRAYTTPEDIMQWNAASDDWHTPRASVDLREGGAFSSRMEARDGSMGFDFAGTYTRIVPLQRIEYAFGERSAQVEFVAGEQGVTVRVTFEAETVYPLEQQQAGWQAILDCFARHVQARSRA; this is encoded by the coding sequence ATGACTACCCTTACCGTCGAAACCCTCGTCCAGGCCCCGGTTGCTGAAGTTTGGCGGGCGTATACCACGCCGGAGGACATCATGCAGTGGAATGCGGCGTCGGACGATTGGCATACGCCGCGGGCGTCGGTGGACCTGCGCGAAGGCGGGGCGTTTTCTTCCCGCATGGAGGCACGGGATGGCAGCATGGGCTTTGATTTTGCCGGTACTTACACCCGTATTGTGCCGTTGCAGCGGATTGAGTATGCGTTTGGTGAGCGCTCGGCGCAGGTGGAGTTTGTCGCCGGTGAGCAGGGTGTCACCGTGCGGGTGACGTTTGAGGCGGAGACGGTCTATCCGCTGGAGCAGCAGCAGGCGGGCTGGCAGGCGATTCTGGATTGCTTTGCCCGCCATGTGCAGGCCCGCTCCCGCGCATAA
- a CDS encoding zinc-ribbon domain-containing protein, whose product MKTSTCPACQHPLPPHAQTCPQCGAALPPAASPARAGVSKWQWYGGLTVLVLGVLSLPLIWYVQRPAMQEASGAQLAVAAVPVASAPVAPASEVSACGEFPPPPEPLASMPIAAVAPADTTEDPGPLVAACGSAPSTAQGTDATQCAYDITSQDGEVAPVVGPCVDGVASAAAGEGSGPRWTYVQSASQGDSVDTMTALLTAKRQPYPGAPFSKSTTLSIRRGPGNLLQAMLEVDDGRFLCDDGCTVQLRFDQRKPVRWRARRGEALQQVILQDPQKLVNLLRESQKLTVGFDIYRMDPQTTTFDNITGLRLE is encoded by the coding sequence GTGAAAACCTCAACCTGCCCCGCTTGCCAGCACCCCCTGCCCCCTCATGCGCAAACCTGCCCGCAGTGCGGCGCAGCCCTGCCGCCCGCCGCCTCGCCCGCACGGGCCGGGGTGAGCAAATGGCAGTGGTATGGTGGGCTGACGGTGCTGGTGCTGGGCGTGTTGTCTCTGCCGCTGATCTGGTATGTGCAGCGCCCGGCCATGCAGGAGGCCTCTGGCGCACAGCTTGCCGTTGCCGCCGTACCGGTGGCCTCGGCCCCTGTTGCCCCGGCCAGCGAGGTATCGGCATGTGGTGAGTTTCCGCCGCCGCCGGAGCCGTTGGCCTCCATGCCCATTGCCGCCGTCGCACCCGCCGATACCACTGAAGATCCAGGGCCGCTGGTAGCGGCCTGTGGCAGCGCCCCCTCCACCGCGCAAGGCACGGATGCCACCCAGTGCGCGTATGACATCACATCACAGGATGGGGAGGTTGCCCCCGTCGTCGGCCCGTGTGTCGATGGGGTAGCCAGCGCAGCGGCCGGTGAAGGCAGCGGCCCGCGCTGGACCTATGTGCAATCCGCCAGCCAGGGGGACAGTGTGGATACCATGACCGCCCTGCTCACCGCAAAACGCCAGCCCTACCCCGGAGCCCCGTTCAGCAAAAGCACCACGCTGAGCATCCGCCGAGGCCCCGGCAACCTGCTGCAAGCCATGCTGGAGGTGGATGATGGCCGCTTTCTATGCGATGACGGCTGCACCGTACAGCTCCGCTTTGACCAGCGCAAGCCCGTCCGCTGGCGCGCCAGGCGCGGCGAAGCGCTGCAACAGGTTATCCTGCAAGACCCGCAGAAGCTGGTCAATCTGCTGCGTGAGAGCCAGAAGCTGACGGTGGGCTTTGACATCTACAGGATGGACCCGCAAACCACCACCTTCGACAACATCACCGGCCTGCGGCTGGAATAA